Proteins encoded in a region of the Candidatus Poribacteria bacterium genome:
- a CDS encoding LamG domain-containing protein, which yields MSREHRRQHGDRQVDRRRLGRQDRRSAHLQSRHHCCRREEDLHGERPGRRAQRQGRDEVGRDEVGPLGAAASSVPRRSRRLPGRVGGRGWNPPSDSAPFPTFGKPSPNKEKIRVRTKIRSWHVAILALAFAGSALAQLPKDGLVGHWPLDTSTVSGKDVKDVVGGNNGVVVGTVKSVAGKVQQALEFDGDAGIEIAGTAALNFSAVKGFSVAAWVNAASADPVKGVVAGCCGSIVAQRGAEGWALRYDGRNPDKEMEFIVNSAGWVGDGGFGVKKLAPNTWHHLAAVYGEKLMTVYLNGAVGMEQESPGGSPKSKGPATEIGKAADGGFIGKIDEVVIYNRALSAAEVKQVFQAVGSATAVEPSGKAATAWAEIKSTAR from the coding sequence ATCTCCCGTGAGCACCGGCGTCAACACGGAGATCGGCAAGTCGACCGACGGCGGCTGGGTCGGCAAGATCGACGAAGTGCTCATCTACAATCGCGCCATCACTGCTGCCGACGTGAAGAAGATCTACACGGCGAGCGGCCTGGGCGTCGAGCCCAGCGGCAAGGCCGCGACGAAGTGGGGCGAGATGAAGTCGGCCCGCTAGGGGCTGCGGCTTCTTCCGTTCCGCGACGTTCACGAAGGCTACCTGGGCGGGTCGGAGGTCGGGGCTGGAACCCGCCCTCCGACTCGGCACCATTCCCGACGTTCGGGAAACCGTCACCCAATAAGGAGAAAATCAGAGTGCGAACGAAGATTCGGTCTTGGCATGTAGCGATCCTCGCCTTGGCGTTCGCGGGCTCCGCGCTCGCTCAGCTTCCCAAAGATGGTCTCGTCGGTCATTGGCCGCTGGACACATCGACGGTGAGCGGCAAGGACGTCAAGGACGTCGTCGGCGGCAACAACGGCGTCGTCGTGGGAACCGTCAAGTCCGTCGCGGGCAAGGTCCAGCAGGCGCTCGAGTTCGACGGCGATGCGGGCATTGAGATCGCCGGAACTGCCGCGCTCAACTTCTCCGCCGTGAAGGGCTTCTCGGTCGCCGCGTGGGTCAACGCCGCCAGCGCGGACCCCGTCAAGGGCGTCGTCGCCGGGTGCTGCGGAAGCATCGTCGCTCAGCGCGGCGCCGAGGGTTGGGCGCTCCGCTATGACGGGCGCAACCCGGACAAGGAGATGGAGTTCATCGTCAACTCGGCGGGTTGGGTCGGCGACGGCGGATTCGGCGTCAAGAAGCTCGCCCCGAACACCTGGCACCATCTCGCGGCAGTGTACGGCGAGAAGCTCATGACGGTGTACCTGAACGGCGCGGTCGGCATGGAGCAAGAGTCGCCGGGTGGGTCGCCCAAGAGCAAAGGACCGGCGACAGAGATCGGCAAGGCTGCCGACGGCGGGTTCATCGGCAAGATCGATGAAGTCGTCATCTACAACCGCGCCCTGAGCGCCGCCGAGGTCAAGCAGGTCTTCCAGGCGGTCGGAAGCGCCACCGCCGTGGAGCCGAGCGGCAAGGCTGCGACGGCTTGGGCTGAGATCAAGTCAACGGCGCGCTAA
- a CDS encoding LamG domain-containing protein, protein MSPHALDTALVGRTHMGRKENRGWLVAALFAVVSVSAIAQLPEDGIISYYPLDASTVSGKDVKDVIGKNPGVINGKISSTAGKVREGMEFDGASPIEIAGTESLNFAKMKAFSVAAWVNAASDDPVVGVVAGCCGSIVAQRNAAGWALRYDGRNAGMEMEFIVNSAGWVGDGGFGVKKLAPKTWHHLVGVYGEKDMIIYLNGEVGVSQASPGGSPVSTGVNTEIGKSTDGGWVGKIDEVLIYNRAITAADVKKIYTASGLGVEPSGKAATKWGEMKSAR, encoded by the coding sequence ATGTCGCCACACGCACTCGATACCGCTTTGGTAGGGAGAACGCATATGGGACGGAAGGAGAATAGGGGTTGGCTCGTCGCTGCCCTGTTCGCCGTGGTTTCGGTGTCCGCCATAGCGCAGTTGCCTGAGGACGGCATTATCAGCTACTACCCGCTGGATGCCTCGACGGTCAGCGGCAAGGACGTCAAGGACGTCATCGGCAAGAACCCCGGCGTCATCAATGGAAAGATCAGCTCCACCGCCGGAAAGGTCCGTGAGGGGATGGAGTTCGATGGAGCTAGCCCCATCGAGATCGCCGGAACGGAGTCGCTGAACTTCGCGAAAATGAAGGCGTTCTCGGTTGCCGCATGGGTGAACGCCGCGAGTGACGATCCGGTCGTCGGCGTCGTCGCCGGCTGCTGTGGGAGTATCGTCGCGCAACGCAACGCCGCCGGCTGGGCGCTCCGCTATGACGGACGCAACGCCGGCATGGAGATGGAGTTCATCGTCAACTCGGCGGGCTGGGTCGGCGACGGTGGATTCGGCGTCAAGAAGCTCGCCCCGAAGACCTGGCACCACCTCGTCGGCGTCTACGGCGAGAAGGATATGATCATCTACCTCAACGGCGAGGTCGGCGTATCCCAAGCATCGCCCGGCGGATCTCCCGTGAGCACCGGCGTCAACACGGAGATCGGCAAGTCGACCGACGGCGGCTGGGTCGGCAAGATCGACGAAGTGCTCATCTACAATCGCGCCATCACTGCTGCCGACGTGAAGAAGATCTACACGGCGAGCGGCCTGGGCGTCGAGCCCAGCGGCAAGGCCGCGACGAAGTGGGGCGAGATGAAGTCGGCCCGCTAG
- a CDS encoding L-rhamnonate dehydratase (catalyzes the formation of 2-keto-3-deoxy-L-rhamnonate from L-rhamnonate) translates to MKIASIQAVQAHIPPRPGPRTEARRPPWAADDEVANPMSKFPRYKRYRSSWLPKWPGVWVKVTAEDGTWGLGMTSYGRATAAVIDDHLGPLLVGEECLAIEKCWDMMFRASKPYGTAGIASCAISGIDLALWDLAGKIVGKPVYELLGGPFRDQLFAYATGNDVDWYLECGFRAVKLACPYGPADGLDGLRRNEDLVARTRELCGDEVEIMLDCYMAFDVEYTVRLAERLKPYRLKWIEEFLLPEDLEGHIQVRQRVPWQTLAGGEHLFTAYPFRQLIEHRALDILQPDIFWIGGLTPTREVCHLANAAGINVILHGGGMNQYGLHLSAAMPNTAWCEYFVGSPPGVPLEEARGVNASVVPVNSAIFPGNGPGFGLDIREEWLSPFFA, encoded by the coding sequence ATGAAGATCGCGTCGATCCAAGCGGTGCAGGCTCACATCCCGCCGCGCCCCGGACCTCGCACGGAGGCGCGCCGACCGCCCTGGGCAGCGGATGACGAAGTCGCCAACCCCATGTCGAAGTTCCCGCGCTACAAGCGCTACCGTTCGAGCTGGCTGCCCAAGTGGCCCGGCGTCTGGGTGAAGGTCACCGCCGAGGACGGCACGTGGGGGCTCGGCATGACGAGCTACGGCAGGGCGACGGCGGCGGTCATCGACGACCACCTGGGGCCCCTGCTCGTCGGCGAGGAATGTCTCGCCATCGAGAAGTGCTGGGACATGATGTTCCGGGCGTCCAAGCCCTACGGAACCGCTGGGATCGCCTCCTGCGCCATCTCGGGGATCGACCTCGCGCTCTGGGACCTCGCCGGGAAGATCGTCGGGAAGCCTGTCTATGAGCTCCTCGGCGGACCTTTCCGCGACCAGCTCTTCGCCTACGCGACGGGCAACGACGTCGATTGGTATCTCGAATGCGGCTTCCGAGCCGTGAAGCTCGCCTGTCCCTACGGGCCCGCCGACGGGCTCGACGGGCTCCGCCGCAACGAAGACCTCGTCGCCCGAACACGTGAGCTCTGCGGCGACGAGGTCGAGATCATGCTCGACTGCTACATGGCGTTCGATGTCGAGTACACCGTGCGTCTCGCGGAACGCCTGAAGCCCTACCGGCTCAAGTGGATCGAAGAGTTCCTCCTGCCGGAAGACCTCGAAGGGCATATCCAAGTGCGGCAGCGAGTTCCGTGGCAAACGCTCGCCGGCGGCGAACACCTCTTCACGGCGTACCCGTTCCGCCAGCTCATCGAACATCGCGCGCTCGACATCCTGCAGCCGGACATCTTCTGGATCGGCGGCTTGACGCCCACGCGGGAGGTCTGCCATCTGGCGAACGCGGCGGGGATCAACGTCATCCTTCACGGCGGCGGGATGAACCAGTACGGACTCCACCTCTCCGCGGCAATGCCGAACACAGCTTGGTGCGAGTACTTCGTCGGAAGTCCTCCCGGCGTGCCGTTGGAAGAGGCGCGCGGCGTCAATGCAAGCGTTGTGCCGGTGAACAGCGCGATCTTCCCAGGCAACGGACCCGGGTTCGGCTTGGACATCCGAGAGGAGTGGCTGAGCCCCTTCTTCGCGTAA
- a CDS encoding glycine cleavage system protein H has product MRTSGLRRNSPCRRHPSLLAPYGNVTVRRLSLETRYTKTHEWILVETDDEELATVGVSERLVLENGRVVFVELPEVGAEYEQDEPIGVIETREGVTVTYHAPVTGEVVEINEDLDGDVSLLNNSPEGDGWLIRIRMEFVDELDALMTPEEYEFYEDEDDDEGDDFGEDEF; this is encoded by the coding sequence ATTAGAACTAGCGGGCTTCGCCGGAACAGCCCATGCCGCCGGCATCCATCGTTGCTGGCGCCATACGGAAACGTGACCGTCAGGAGACTCAGTTTGGAAACTCGGTACACGAAGACTCACGAGTGGATCCTGGTCGAGACGGACGACGAGGAGTTGGCGACCGTCGGTGTCTCGGAGCGCCTGGTACTGGAGAATGGGCGCGTAGTCTTTGTGGAGCTTCCCGAAGTCGGAGCCGAGTACGAGCAGGACGAGCCGATTGGCGTGATCGAAACGCGCGAGGGCGTGACCGTCACCTACCACGCGCCGGTGACCGGTGAGGTCGTCGAGATCAATGAGGACCTGGACGGCGACGTCAGCCTGCTCAACAACTCGCCGGAGGGCGACGGTTGGCTGATCCGCATCCGCATGGAGTTCGTCGACGAGCTGGACGCCCTGATGACACCGGAAGAGTACGAGTTCTACGAGGACGAGGACGACGACGAAGGGGACGACTTCGGCGAGGACGAGTTCTAG
- the acpS gene encoding holo-[acyl-carrier-protein] synthase: MEVGVDIVEVHRIREAVERWGGRFERRVYTPDEQAYCRSRSRPYQSFAARFAAKEAAMKALGTGWRGVDWKEIEVVRGKSGKPTIRFWGRALARFQEMGGVDVRVSLSHTEHHAIAEVLLLLA; encoded by the coding sequence ATCGAAGTCGGCGTCGACATCGTCGAAGTCCATCGCATCCGCGAGGCGGTCGAACGCTGGGGCGGTCGGTTCGAGCGGCGCGTCTACACCCCCGACGAGCAGGCTTACTGCCGCTCTCGGAGCCGACCCTATCAGAGCTTCGCCGCCCGGTTCGCCGCCAAGGAAGCCGCGATGAAGGCGTTGGGAACCGGCTGGCGCGGCGTCGACTGGAAAGAGATCGAGGTCGTTCGAGGAAAAAGCGGCAAGCCGACCATCCGGTTCTGGGGCAGAGCGTTGGCGCGTTTCCAGGAAATGGGCGGCGTCGATGTCCGCGTCAGCCTTTCGCACACGGAGCACCACGCCATTGCCGAAGTACTCCTCCTCCTTGCGTAA
- the folP gene encoding dihydropteroate synthase — translation MQNLTLPTAARRTVLRCRDRELDYARRTLVMGILNVTPDSFSDGGDAFALDAALERAEGLIRDGADILDVGGESSRPGAEPVPADEELRRVLPVIEAFANDPRVVLSVDTAKMEVARECLRRGAHLVNDITGLRDPGMAAVIADFDAAVCVMHMQGTPKTMQAEPVYGDVVAEVGAFLTGRAASAVDAGIARESILVDPGIGFGKTVEHNLVLLRRLSEFGAIGYPVLMGTSRKRFIGTILDAPVHDRLMGTAASVAVAIAHGANAVRVHDVREIARVVRVSDAICHGLR, via the coding sequence ATGCAGAACCTGACACTCCCGACAGCGGCGCGGCGAACGGTGCTGAGATGCCGCGACCGCGAGCTCGACTACGCCCGCCGCACGCTCGTCATGGGCATCCTCAATGTGACTCCCGACTCGTTCTCCGACGGCGGCGATGCCTTCGCGCTCGACGCGGCGCTGGAACGCGCCGAAGGGCTCATCCGCGACGGGGCGGACATCCTCGACGTGGGGGGCGAGTCGAGCCGACCCGGAGCGGAACCGGTTCCAGCCGATGAGGAGCTCCGCCGCGTCCTGCCGGTCATCGAAGCGTTCGCGAACGACCCGCGCGTGGTGCTGTCGGTGGATACCGCCAAGATGGAAGTCGCGCGGGAATGCCTGCGACGTGGAGCGCATCTCGTCAACGACATCACTGGCTTGCGCGATCCGGGCATGGCGGCTGTCATCGCGGATTTCGACGCCGCCGTTTGCGTCATGCACATGCAGGGAACGCCCAAGACGATGCAGGCAGAGCCCGTCTACGGCGACGTCGTCGCGGAGGTCGGGGCGTTCCTGACAGGGCGAGCCGCTTCCGCCGTCGATGCGGGGATCGCCCGCGAGTCGATCCTGGTCGATCCGGGCATCGGCTTTGGCAAAACGGTCGAGCACAATCTGGTTCTGCTGCGGCGATTGAGCGAGTTCGGCGCCATCGGCTATCCTGTGCTGATGGGAACCTCGCGCAAGCGGTTCATCGGGACGATTCTCGACGCGCCGGTTCACGACCGCCTCATGGGAACTGCCGCTAGCGTCGCGGTCGCCATCGCTCACGGAGCCAATGCCGTGCGCGTCCATGATGTCCGCGAGATCGCGCGCGTCGTGCGCGTTTCGGACGCCATCTGCCACGGGTTGAGGTGA
- a CDS encoding ATP-dependent metallopeptidase FtsH/Yme1/Tma family protein, with product MVRRSHTGIGRKSPVGKNPRSLTVWIIVLLVLVFASYWHWTNGAGNNSSESSITYSQLLTEIERNRGTIEKVVIGPEAIRVEYANRQIARINKLPSSQYPLEEKLQSVGIPFEYEAAPKFQWLSIVATSVLPLLFFIGLIVFMSRQMQGTGNRALSFGKSRARIYSEGQPKRTFADVAGCEEAKESLEEIIEFLREPKKFQRLGGRIPKGVLLVGPPGTGKTLLARAVAGEAGVPFFSISGSDFVEMFVGVGAARVRDLFEQGKKNAPCIIFIDELDAVGRHRGAGIGGGHDEREQTLNQLLVEMDGFDSSGGVILIAATNRPDVLDPALLRAGRFDRQVIVDLPDIAGREAILRVHAKNKPLADDVDLARLSKGTPFFSGADLENVVNEAALLAAKQNLDKITMATLEEAKDRVMMGPERRSLVISEEERRVTAYHEAGHAVVAHYLPEGDPNYKVSIIPRGRALGITVKLPIAERHNYTKSYLLADIATRLAGRVAEELVFNEATTGAKNDFETATNTARRMVCEWGMSEKLGPLTFGKREEQIFLGRELATHRDYSEQTAIVIDDEVREIIDKCWATATDILRHHSDKLHELAEMLLARESLDGPELEALLGPRQASLQPAS from the coding sequence ATGGTGCGACGATCCCACACAGGAATAGGTCGCAAGAGTCCCGTGGGCAAGAATCCCCGAAGTCTCACCGTTTGGATCATCGTTCTGCTCGTGCTGGTGTTCGCGTCGTATTGGCATTGGACCAACGGCGCAGGGAACAACTCGAGCGAGAGCTCGATCACGTACAGCCAGCTCCTGACCGAGATCGAGCGGAACCGGGGCACCATCGAGAAAGTGGTCATCGGACCCGAGGCGATCCGCGTCGAGTATGCGAACCGGCAGATCGCCCGCATCAACAAGCTCCCTAGCTCGCAGTACCCGCTCGAGGAAAAGCTCCAGTCGGTCGGCATTCCCTTCGAGTACGAAGCCGCGCCCAAGTTCCAGTGGCTGAGCATCGTCGCGACGAGCGTCCTGCCTCTGCTCTTCTTCATCGGTCTCATCGTCTTCATGTCTCGGCAGATGCAGGGAACCGGAAACCGCGCTCTCTCGTTCGGCAAGAGCCGCGCGCGTATCTACTCCGAGGGGCAGCCGAAACGCACCTTCGCCGATGTCGCCGGCTGCGAGGAAGCGAAGGAATCCCTCGAGGAGATCATCGAGTTCCTTCGGGAACCCAAGAAGTTCCAGCGCCTGGGCGGACGTATCCCGAAAGGCGTGCTGCTCGTCGGACCCCCCGGAACCGGCAAGACGCTTCTGGCGCGTGCCGTCGCGGGCGAAGCCGGTGTGCCGTTCTTCAGCATCAGCGGGTCCGACTTCGTCGAGATGTTCGTCGGCGTCGGGGCGGCGCGAGTGCGCGACCTGTTCGAGCAGGGCAAGAAGAACGCGCCGTGCATCATCTTCATCGACGAGCTCGACGCCGTCGGACGGCATCGCGGCGCGGGCATCGGCGGCGGACACGATGAGCGCGAGCAGACGCTCAATCAGCTCCTCGTCGAGATGGACGGGTTCGACTCGTCCGGCGGCGTTATCCTCATCGCCGCGACGAATCGTCCCGACGTCCTCGACCCCGCGTTGCTGCGCGCCGGACGGTTCGACCGACAGGTGATCGTCGATCTGCCGGACATCGCGGGACGCGAGGCGATCCTGCGCGTTCACGCCAAGAACAAGCCCCTCGCCGATGACGTCGATCTGGCGCGCCTGTCGAAGGGGACGCCATTCTTCTCCGGCGCGGACTTGGAGAACGTCGTCAACGAGGCGGCTCTGCTCGCCGCGAAGCAGAACCTCGACAAGATCACGATGGCGACGCTCGAAGAGGCGAAGGACCGCGTCATGATGGGGCCCGAACGCCGGAGCCTCGTCATCAGCGAGGAGGAGCGGCGCGTCACCGCCTATCACGAGGCGGGACATGCCGTCGTCGCCCACTACCTGCCCGAAGGCGATCCCAACTACAAGGTGAGCATCATCCCGCGCGGGCGCGCGCTGGGAATCACCGTCAAGCTCCCCATCGCCGAGCGGCACAACTACACGAAGAGCTACCTGCTGGCGGACATCGCAACCCGCCTCGCCGGACGCGTCGCCGAGGAGCTCGTGTTCAACGAAGCGACCACCGGCGCCAAGAACGACTTCGAGACGGCGACGAACACGGCTCGCCGCATGGTCTGCGAGTGGGGCATGAGCGAGAAGCTGGGGCCCCTCACCTTCGGCAAACGCGAAGAGCAGATCTTCCTCGGTAGGGAGCTCGCGACACACCGCGACTACTCGGAGCAGACCGCCATCGTCATCGACGACGAGGTGCGCGAGATCATCGACAAGTGCTGGGCGACGGCGACCGACATCCTGCGCCACCACTCCGACAAGCTGCACGAGCTCGCCGAGATGCTCCTCGCCCGCGAGTCGCTGGACGGACCCGAGCTGGAAGCGCTCCTGGGTCCGCGCCAAGCCTCTCTGCAGCCGGCGTCCTAA
- a CDS encoding sugar phosphate isomerase/epimerase has protein sequence MKIAMHQITSIRASFEEDMRAYAEAGWTAFEMHLHKASQHIEKHGMEHFVRLVKDSGLSPIAATGHVVVAFGTDEELAANEAQLSQALDIMAAVSCPAIVFGGDAPKSVAPAPNQSEAGLSERDHAYRAQLARFANRVGKLADLAKTKGVTMALEVNWCGMCRSISTAAEAVELANRQNVGLLFDTAHFACTPSRLSDLDRLSGRIVAGHLNDMRDCPPEVRNVNNDRVIPGDGVLPLREWLDKVGECGFDGWHSVELFSEDLWGEDVLTIARKVKEGCQRVWPEAQF, from the coding sequence ATGAAGATCGCGATGCACCAGATCACGAGTATCCGTGCCTCCTTTGAAGAGGACATGCGCGCCTACGCGGAAGCGGGCTGGACCGCCTTCGAGATGCATCTCCACAAGGCGAGCCAGCACATCGAGAAGCACGGAATGGAGCACTTCGTCCGGTTGGTCAAGGACTCGGGGCTGAGCCCCATCGCGGCGACCGGGCACGTCGTCGTCGCGTTTGGAACCGACGAGGAGCTCGCCGCCAACGAGGCGCAGTTGTCGCAGGCGTTGGACATCATGGCGGCTGTCTCTTGCCCTGCCATCGTCTTTGGCGGAGACGCGCCCAAGAGCGTCGCCCCCGCGCCCAACCAGAGCGAAGCCGGCCTCTCGGAGCGCGACCATGCTTACCGAGCTCAGTTGGCGCGGTTCGCCAACCGGGTCGGCAAGCTGGCAGACCTCGCCAAGACGAAGGGCGTCACCATGGCGCTCGAAGTCAACTGGTGCGGCATGTGCCGATCCATCAGCACGGCAGCGGAAGCTGTTGAACTGGCGAACCGGCAGAATGTCGGCCTGCTGTTCGACACGGCGCACTTCGCCTGCACGCCGTCGCGTCTATCCGACCTGGATCGGCTGTCGGGACGCATCGTCGCGGGCCATCTGAACGACATGCGCGACTGCCCGCCGGAAGTGCGCAACGTCAACAACGACCGCGTCATCCCCGGCGACGGGGTACTGCCGCTGCGCGAATGGCTCGACAAGGTCGGCGAGTGCGGCTTCGACGGCTGGCACTCCGTCGAGCTCTTCTCGGAAGACCTCTGGGGCGAGGACGTCCTCACCATCGCTCGCAAGGTCAAAGAGGGCTGCCAGCGCGTCTGGCCCGAGGCCCAGTTCTAG
- a CDS encoding phytanoyl-CoA dioxygenase family protein, translating into MSLRDDYQRDGYVIHPEPVIPADVVRAASEGMDALRRGEYDTGTPPQPSYWNPGDDPDKLCKIEMPQIANRAIWELVSHPALGRLAAEVTGAQRVQVWWVQLLGKPPSPPGADIQTNIGWHQDRYYWRSWEEGSELFTAWVAVSDATADAGPMRFVRGSHKWGFVEGSDFFGQDHDAQRKVIAPDGAEWEEESAILSPGGVSFHDCLTMHASGQNRSGVMRRSFAIHMRTERSAPVDGKRAGLTSFIDDESRCPVIHRAGA; encoded by the coding sequence ATGAGCCTGCGCGACGACTATCAGCGCGACGGATACGTCATCCACCCGGAGCCGGTCATCCCGGCGGACGTGGTTCGCGCAGCGTCGGAGGGCATGGACGCCCTTCGACGCGGCGAGTACGACACGGGAACCCCGCCCCAGCCGTCCTACTGGAATCCCGGCGACGACCCCGACAAGCTCTGCAAGATCGAAATGCCGCAAATCGCCAACCGTGCCATCTGGGAACTGGTGAGCCATCCGGCGTTGGGTCGGCTCGCCGCCGAAGTGACCGGGGCCCAGCGCGTGCAGGTCTGGTGGGTTCAGCTTCTGGGCAAGCCCCCGTCGCCGCCCGGCGCGGACATCCAGACGAACATCGGCTGGCACCAAGACCGCTACTACTGGCGCTCGTGGGAAGAGGGTAGCGAGCTCTTCACGGCGTGGGTCGCCGTCAGCGACGCGACCGCCGATGCGGGCCCCATGCGGTTCGTCCGTGGTTCCCACAAGTGGGGATTCGTCGAGGGCAGCGACTTCTTCGGGCAGGATCACGACGCGCAACGGAAAGTCATCGCCCCGGATGGAGCCGAGTGGGAGGAGGAATCGGCGATCCTCTCACCGGGAGGCGTCAGCTTCCATGACTGTCTGACGATGCACGCCAGCGGGCAGAATCGCTCCGGCGTGATGCGTCGCAGCTTCGCGATCCACATGCGCACGGAGCGTTCCGCTCCCGTCGATGGCAAGCGCGCGGGGCTCACGTCGTTCATCGACGACGAGTCGCGCTGTCCGGTCATCCATCGCGCCGGAGCCTAG
- the nadB gene encoding L-aspartate oxidase, giving the protein MPDRLPRYLVPIDTDNIPTIETDFAVVGSGNAGLRAVVELAPHGRTLVLTKENPSEGSTRYAQGGIAVAMSEEDGVDLHVTDTLVAGAGLCDETAVRVLVEDGIARVQDLLDWGAQFDRNGSKLAFGMEGAHRVRRVVHRGDSTGEETQDVLVRQALNHPNVQMRDFTIAVDLLTADGVCQGVLAMDRDGSLVAIRARATVLASGGLGQLYGYTSNPAVATGDGMAMALRAGAELADMEFVQFHPTTLFLAGAPRFLISEAVRGEGAHLLNSRGERFMIAYDDREELAPRDVVSRAILAEMERTGMPCVYLDITHKPQSFLMERFPMIYRTCLQYGLDISTDAIPVQAAAHFMMGGVFTDLDGATNVPGLFACGEVACTMVHGANRLASNSLLEGMVFGARAGKSAVSYASGVAVPSNRIAAASIPSSDSPDDVTKHRATITQLMWEHVGIHRDGPSMRHVLEELRELPVTGPVTREGVEYANMRLLAEAIAEAALTRTESRGAHYRLDHPSADDAHWRRRVVVRCADGALRLTTTGPEDRP; this is encoded by the coding sequence ATGCCAGATCGCCTCCCGCGCTACCTCGTACCCATCGACACCGACAACATCCCGACGATTGAGACGGACTTCGCCGTTGTCGGCAGCGGCAACGCCGGACTGCGCGCCGTCGTCGAGCTCGCTCCGCATGGCAGGACGCTCGTCCTGACCAAGGAGAACCCCAGCGAGGGCAGCACGCGCTACGCCCAGGGCGGCATCGCCGTCGCGATGAGCGAAGAGGACGGCGTCGATCTGCACGTCACGGATACGCTCGTCGCCGGAGCCGGACTGTGCGACGAGACAGCGGTTCGCGTGCTGGTCGAGGACGGCATCGCCCGCGTTCAGGACCTTCTCGACTGGGGCGCGCAGTTCGACCGCAACGGCTCCAAGCTGGCGTTCGGGATGGAAGGGGCTCATCGCGTCCGGCGCGTCGTCCACCGAGGCGATTCGACCGGCGAGGAGACCCAGGACGTTCTCGTTCGCCAGGCACTCAACCACCCGAACGTCCAGATGCGCGACTTCACCATCGCCGTCGATCTGCTGACCGCCGACGGCGTTTGCCAGGGCGTGTTGGCGATGGACCGCGACGGCTCGCTGGTCGCCATCCGAGCCCGGGCGACCGTGCTGGCATCGGGCGGCTTGGGGCAGCTTTACGGCTACACGTCGAATCCCGCCGTTGCGACGGGCGACGGCATGGCGATGGCGCTCCGCGCGGGAGCCGAACTCGCCGATATGGAGTTCGTCCAGTTCCACCCAACGACGCTTTTCTTGGCGGGCGCGCCTCGGTTCCTCATTTCCGAAGCCGTGCGCGGCGAAGGAGCCCATCTCCTCAACTCGCGCGGCGAGCGGTTCATGATCGCCTACGACGACCGCGAGGAGCTCGCCCCGCGCGATGTGGTCAGCCGAGCGATTCTGGCGGAGATGGAGCGCACGGGAATGCCCTGCGTCTATCTCGATATCACGCACAAGCCGCAGAGCTTCCTGATGGAACGCTTCCCCATGATCTACCGGACGTGCCTCCAGTACGGACTCGACATCTCAACGGATGCGATCCCCGTGCAGGCGGCGGCGCACTTCATGATGGGGGGCGTCTTCACCGACCTCGACGGCGCGACGAACGTCCCCGGCTTGTTCGCGTGCGGCGAGGTCGCCTGCACCATGGTGCACGGCGCGAACCGCCTCGCCAGCAACTCGCTGCTCGAAGGCATGGTCTTCGGCGCGCGAGCCGGCAAGAGCGCCGTATCCTACGCGAGCGGGGTCGCCGTACCCTCGAACCGCATCGCCGCCGCGTCGATCCCGTCTTCCGATTCGCCCGACGACGTGACGAAGCACCGCGCGACCATCACTCAGCTCATGTGGGAGCACGTCGGAATCCACCGCGACGGGCCCTCGATGCGCCACGTCCTCGAAGAGCTCCGCGAGCTCCCGGTGACGGGCCCAGTGACACGCGAAGGCGTCGAATACGCGAACATGAGGCTGCTCGCCGAAGCCATTGCCGAAGCGGCTCTCACGAGAACCGAGAGCCGGGGAGCCCACTACCGCCTCGACCATCCGTCCGCCGATGATGCCCACTGGCGGAGGCGCGTTGTCGTTCGGTGCGCCGACGGGGCTCTTCGCCTCACGACGACTGGACCGGAAGACCGACCATGA